In Aminobacterium sp. MB27-C1, a single genomic region encodes these proteins:
- a CDS encoding sodium:proton antiporter, with protein MIGNAPFLIVGVLFLMGLIAVLTEKNLVKIAIGVSIIESATNMFLIALGYRSGGAIPVRFLAGGEKLMVLPTPQALTLTAIVIAMATTALMLSLIMLLYRHYGTLNIDEIRRLRG; from the coding sequence ATGATCGGTAATGCTCCTTTTCTCATTGTGGGTGTTCTTTTTCTGATGGGGCTTATCGCAGTGCTTACTGAGAAGAACCTCGTTAAGATCGCTATCGGAGTCAGCATTATAGAGTCCGCAACGAATATGTTCCTTATCGCGTTGGGATATAGGTCGGGAGGCGCCATTCCTGTGCGGTTCCTTGCTGGAGGCGAGAAACTCATGGTATTGCCCACTCCTCAGGCTCTGACTCTGACGGCCATTGTTATTGCTATGGCGACAACAGCTCTTATGCTATCGCTGATTATGCTTCTTTATCGCCATTATGGAACGTTGAATATTGACGAGATACGGAGGTTGCGAGGATGA